In Cucurbita pepo subsp. pepo cultivar mu-cu-16 chromosome LG04, ASM280686v2, whole genome shotgun sequence, the following are encoded in one genomic region:
- the LOC111792412 gene encoding long chain acyl-CoA synthetase 8 isoform X1, translating to MMESIWKSKILDNLCSGDYLSIWRDYGTVGIVGTIFIGILIAFLLPSIFLVKKRWKQRGVPVEVGGEPGYAVRNARVAKLSQVPWKEATTMATLFEQSCRKHSQNKFLGTRKFISKEFVTSSDGRKFEKLHLGEYEWQTYGEVFDRACNFASGLVRFGHDVDSRAAICAETCAEWLIAFQGCFRQNITVVTIYASLGDEALIHSLNETEASTLICNSKQLRKLLAIGSSLTTIQNIVYLEDAGYETDFITSENMSKWKVASFSEIIKLGTENPVAPSLPSSHSIAVVMYTSGSTGLPKGVMISHGNIVATAAGVMTVIPRLGFDDVYLAYLPLAHVLELAAETVILSAGLAIGYGSPLTMTDTSNKIRKGTKGDVSVLRPTLMTAVPAILDRVRDGILKKVEERGGLVKKLFHIGYNRQLAALEGSWFGAWGLETMFWNVLIFKKIRSALGGRVRFMLCGGAPLSGESQRFFNICMGATIGQGYGLTETFAGAAFSEWDDTSVGRVGPPLPCCFIKLVSWEEGGYRTTDRPMPRGEIVIGGTCVTAGYLKNPEKTNEVYKDDEKGMRWFYTGDIGTFHPDGCLEIIDRKKDIVKLQHGEYVSLGKVEAALLSSKYVDNVMVYADPFHNYCVALVVPLRPALEKWAKEAGINYGDYVQLCENGEIISEVQRSLSKVAKDAKLQKFEIPEKIKLVADPWTPESGLVTAALKIKREQVKAEFKNALEQLYNSICK from the exons ATGATGGAAAGTATATGGAAATCAAAAATCTTAGATAACCTATGCTCTGGAGATTACTTATCAATTTGGAGAGACTATGGCACAGTAGGGATTGTGGGAACAATTTTTATTGGCATTCTCATAGCATTCTTACTTCCTAGTATCTTTTTGGTAAAGAAGAGGTGGAAACAAAGAGGAGTTCCTGTGGAAGTTGGTGGGGAGCCAGGTTATGCTGTGCGTAATGCTCGAGTGGCTAAACTTTCTCAAGTTCCTTGGAAAGAGGCCACAACCATGGCAACACTGTTTGAGCAATCATGCCGAAAGCattcacaaaataaatttcttgGAACAAGAAAGTTTATTTCCAAGGAATTTGTCACTTCTAGTGATGGTAGGAAGTTTGAGAAGCTTCACTTAGGTGAATACGAATGGCAAACTTATGGAGAAGTGTTTGATCGTGCTTGCAACTTTGCATCTGGGCTTGTTAGGTTTGGCCATGATGTTGATTCTCGTGCTGCCATTTGTGCAGAAACTTGTGCTGAGTGGTTGATTGCCTTCCAG GGATGCTTTAGACAGAACATTACTGTGGTTACAATATATGCTTCTCTTGGTGATGAAGCCCTAATCCACTCTCTAAACGAG ACTGAAGCATCTACTCTGATCTGCAATTCAAAGCAGTTGAGGAAGCTGCTGGCAATAGGTTCAAGTTTGACAACTAttcaaaatattgtttatttagaaGATGCTGGATATGAAACTGATTTTATTACCTCTGAAAATATGAGCAAATGGAAGGTCGCCTCCTTCTCTGAGATCATCAAGCTTGGTACAGAAAATCCCGTTGCTCCAAGCTTGCCTTCAAGTCACAGTATTGCTGTTGTGATGTATACGAGTGGCAGTACAGGTTTGCCAAAG GGGGTTATGATTAGTCATGGCAATATTGTAGCCACTGCTGCAGGTGTTATGACAGTTATTCCAAGACTTGGTTTTGATGATGTATATTTGGCATACTTGCCCCTTGCCCATGTTCTAGAATTGGCAGCTGAG ACTGTTATACTGTCTGCAGGATTGGCAATCGGTTATGGTTCGCCATTAACTATGACGGACACTTCgaataaaataaggaaaggAACAAAGGGAGATGTTTCTGTTTTAAGACCTACACTCATGACTGCAGTTCCAGCTATCTTAGACCGTGTTAGAGACGGCATTTTGAAGAAG GTTGAAGAGAGGGGAGGCTTAGTGAAGAAACTCTTCCACATCGGATATAATCGCCAATTGGCAGCTTTGGAGGGAAGCTGGTTTGGAGCTTGGGGACTGGAAACAATGTTTTGGAATGTTCTCATCTTCAAAAAAATACGTTCAGCACTTGGAGGACGTGTTCGGTTCATGCTTTGTGGTGGGGCTCCTCTATCAGGAGAGTCTCAAcgatttttcaatatttgcatGGG GGCTACAATTGGTCAAGGGTATGGTCTGACAGAAACATTTGCTGGAGCTGCTTTTTCCGAATGGGATGACACAAGTGTGGGACGTGTTGGGCCTCCTCTTCCTTGTTGCTTCATTAAG CTCGTTTCTTGGGAAGAAGGTGGCTATAGGACGACCGACAGACCAATGCCAAGAGGAGAGATTGTTATTGGGGGTACTTGCGTTACTGCTGGTTACTTAAAGAACCCTGAAAAAACTAACGAGGTCTACAAG GATGATGAGAAAGGCATGCGCTGGTTTTACACTGGAGATATAGGAACATTCCATCCTGACGGATGCCTTGAGATCATAGACAGGAAAAAGGACATCGTTAAACTTCAGCATGGAGAGTATGTATCTCTTGGGAAG GTCGAGGCAGCCCTTCTGTCAAGCAAGTACGTGGACAATGTTATGGTGTATGCGGACCCCTTTCACAATTATTGTGTTGCTCTTGTCGTCCCTTTGCGTCCAGCTCTTGAGAAGTGGGCCAAAGAAGCTGGCATCAACTATGGAGATTATGTTCAGCTATGTGAGAATGGTGAAATCATCAGTGAGGTTCAGAGATCCCTTTCCAAG GTAGCAAAAGATGCAAAGTTACAAAAGTTCGAGATTCCTGAAAAAATTAAGTTGGTAGCAGATCCATGGACCCCAGAATCAGGATTGGTTACTGCTGctttaaagataaaaagagaACAAGTCAAGGCAGAATTCAAGAACGCCCTTGAACAGCTATACAA CTCAATTTGCAAGTGA
- the LOC111792412 gene encoding long chain acyl-CoA synthetase 8 isoform X2 — MMESIWKSKILDNLCSGDYLSIWRDYGTVGIVGTIFIGILIAFLLPSIFLVKKRWKQRGVPVEVGGEPGYAVRNARVAKLSQVPWKEATTMATLFEQSCRKHSQNKFLGTRKFISKEFVTSSDGRKFEKLHLGEYEWQTYGEVFDRACNFASGLVRFGHDVDSRAAICAETCAEWLIAFQGCFRQNITVVTIYASLGDEALIHSLNETEASTLICNSKQLRKLLAIGSSLTTIQNIVYLEDAGYETDFITSENMSKWKVASFSEIIKLGTENPVAPSLPSSHSIAVVMYTSGSTGLPKGVMISHGNIVATAAGVMTVIPRLGFDDVYLAYLPLAHVLELAAETVILSAGLAIGYGSPLTMTDTSNKIRKGTKGDVSVLRPTLMTAVPAILDRVRDGILKKVEERGGLVKKLFHIGYNRQLAALEGSWFGAWGLETMFWNVLIFKKIRSALGGRVRFMLCGGAPLSGESQRFFNICMGATIGQGYGLTETFAGAAFSEWDDTSVGRVGPPLPCCFIKLVSWEEGGYRTTDRPMPRGEIVIGGTCVTAGYLKNPEKTNEVYKDDEKGMRWFYTGDIGTFHPDGCLEIIDRKKDIVKLQHGEYVSLGKVEAALLSSKYVDNVMVYADPFHNYCVALVVPLRPALEKWAKEAGINYGDYVQLCENGEIISEVQRSLSKVAKDAKLQKFEIPEKIKLVADPWTPESGLVTAALKIKREQVKAEFKNALEQLYK, encoded by the exons ATGATGGAAAGTATATGGAAATCAAAAATCTTAGATAACCTATGCTCTGGAGATTACTTATCAATTTGGAGAGACTATGGCACAGTAGGGATTGTGGGAACAATTTTTATTGGCATTCTCATAGCATTCTTACTTCCTAGTATCTTTTTGGTAAAGAAGAGGTGGAAACAAAGAGGAGTTCCTGTGGAAGTTGGTGGGGAGCCAGGTTATGCTGTGCGTAATGCTCGAGTGGCTAAACTTTCTCAAGTTCCTTGGAAAGAGGCCACAACCATGGCAACACTGTTTGAGCAATCATGCCGAAAGCattcacaaaataaatttcttgGAACAAGAAAGTTTATTTCCAAGGAATTTGTCACTTCTAGTGATGGTAGGAAGTTTGAGAAGCTTCACTTAGGTGAATACGAATGGCAAACTTATGGAGAAGTGTTTGATCGTGCTTGCAACTTTGCATCTGGGCTTGTTAGGTTTGGCCATGATGTTGATTCTCGTGCTGCCATTTGTGCAGAAACTTGTGCTGAGTGGTTGATTGCCTTCCAG GGATGCTTTAGACAGAACATTACTGTGGTTACAATATATGCTTCTCTTGGTGATGAAGCCCTAATCCACTCTCTAAACGAG ACTGAAGCATCTACTCTGATCTGCAATTCAAAGCAGTTGAGGAAGCTGCTGGCAATAGGTTCAAGTTTGACAACTAttcaaaatattgtttatttagaaGATGCTGGATATGAAACTGATTTTATTACCTCTGAAAATATGAGCAAATGGAAGGTCGCCTCCTTCTCTGAGATCATCAAGCTTGGTACAGAAAATCCCGTTGCTCCAAGCTTGCCTTCAAGTCACAGTATTGCTGTTGTGATGTATACGAGTGGCAGTACAGGTTTGCCAAAG GGGGTTATGATTAGTCATGGCAATATTGTAGCCACTGCTGCAGGTGTTATGACAGTTATTCCAAGACTTGGTTTTGATGATGTATATTTGGCATACTTGCCCCTTGCCCATGTTCTAGAATTGGCAGCTGAG ACTGTTATACTGTCTGCAGGATTGGCAATCGGTTATGGTTCGCCATTAACTATGACGGACACTTCgaataaaataaggaaaggAACAAAGGGAGATGTTTCTGTTTTAAGACCTACACTCATGACTGCAGTTCCAGCTATCTTAGACCGTGTTAGAGACGGCATTTTGAAGAAG GTTGAAGAGAGGGGAGGCTTAGTGAAGAAACTCTTCCACATCGGATATAATCGCCAATTGGCAGCTTTGGAGGGAAGCTGGTTTGGAGCTTGGGGACTGGAAACAATGTTTTGGAATGTTCTCATCTTCAAAAAAATACGTTCAGCACTTGGAGGACGTGTTCGGTTCATGCTTTGTGGTGGGGCTCCTCTATCAGGAGAGTCTCAAcgatttttcaatatttgcatGGG GGCTACAATTGGTCAAGGGTATGGTCTGACAGAAACATTTGCTGGAGCTGCTTTTTCCGAATGGGATGACACAAGTGTGGGACGTGTTGGGCCTCCTCTTCCTTGTTGCTTCATTAAG CTCGTTTCTTGGGAAGAAGGTGGCTATAGGACGACCGACAGACCAATGCCAAGAGGAGAGATTGTTATTGGGGGTACTTGCGTTACTGCTGGTTACTTAAAGAACCCTGAAAAAACTAACGAGGTCTACAAG GATGATGAGAAAGGCATGCGCTGGTTTTACACTGGAGATATAGGAACATTCCATCCTGACGGATGCCTTGAGATCATAGACAGGAAAAAGGACATCGTTAAACTTCAGCATGGAGAGTATGTATCTCTTGGGAAG GTCGAGGCAGCCCTTCTGTCAAGCAAGTACGTGGACAATGTTATGGTGTATGCGGACCCCTTTCACAATTATTGTGTTGCTCTTGTCGTCCCTTTGCGTCCAGCTCTTGAGAAGTGGGCCAAAGAAGCTGGCATCAACTATGGAGATTATGTTCAGCTATGTGAGAATGGTGAAATCATCAGTGAGGTTCAGAGATCCCTTTCCAAG GTAGCAAAAGATGCAAAGTTACAAAAGTTCGAGATTCCTGAAAAAATTAAGTTGGTAGCAGATCCATGGACCCCAGAATCAGGATTGGTTACTGCTGctttaaagataaaaagagaACAAGTCAAGGCAGAATTCAAGAACGCCCTTGAACAGCTATACAAGTAA